A single region of the Eremothecium gossypii ATCC 10895 chromosome V, complete sequence genome encodes:
- the ATP19 gene encoding F1F0 ATP synthase subunit k (Syntenic homolog of Saccharomyces cerevisiae YOL077W-A (ATP19)): protein MGAAYTILGRTFQPHQLSLATIGLASLLVIPNPFKKAEAKPVWKAASEDEEKFIQEYLEKHSAKQ from the coding sequence ATGGGAGCCGCATACACAATCTTGGGCAGAACTTTCCAGCCACACCAGCTATCGCTGGCCACCATCGGCCTTGCGTCGCTGCTTGTCATCCCAAACCCGTTCAAGAAGGCGGAGGCGAAGCCAGTGTGGAAGGCAGCGTccgaggacgaggagaaGTTCATCCAGGAGTACCTTGAGAAGCACTCTGCGAAGCAGTGA